The genomic window TGATTGCTGGCCTGCTCGGCGCGTTGGGACGGATGGTGCCAATCAATGATGGAATAATAGGTGCCGAACTTGAGTCCGTATTTCTCACAGGCGGCTTTTAGCTCGCCCAGGATATCGCGGTCAAAACCGGTCGCCTCCCCCAGGTCGTATTCCGTGTAGGCGCTGTCCCAGAGGCAGAACCCTTCGTGATGCTTGGTGGTGATCACCATATACCTCATCCCGGCCTCTTTGGCGGTCTTCACCCAAAGATCGGCATCCAGCTTATCCGGACGGAAGCCCGCCGCGAGCGGAATATATTCCTCGGGCGTAATGCTGCCCCAGCGCTGAATCCACTCCGCATATTTCTGAACGGGCTTCCCTTTCCATTCGCCGCCCAGCGTTGAGTAAACGCCATAATGGATGAAGAGACCGAACTGCGCATCGGTAAACCATTGCATGCGCTCGGCAAAGGCCTGCTCGCTTTCCGGAAGCATCTCCGTTTCAGCGCTCGAGCTCAATGTGGCGATCAGACTGCCAGCCAACGCAAGCATCACGGTTTTATTGATTCGTTTCATCCTATTCACCTGCTTTTCTTTTTTTTCTGCGATGTACGTTCCGAAGCCGGGGGCTTTGCGGGCTCATGGCTCTTCAGCAACGCCTGCATTTCCTGAACAACTTCAGGATACTGGTTATAAAGGTTCGTCGTTTGGTTAACGTCGGCCTCGATATCGTAGAGCTGGGCGGGCGGCGCTCCCGTTTTGATCTTCCCGCCTTCAATGTCGCTATTCACGTTTCCGACAAAGGATACACATGCCGGCCCGCCGGCTGCATGGGTGCCCGGGGCTCCTTTAAAACCGCCGCTCCCCTGCCCCGGGATGTAGATCCACTTGCCTTTGCGAATGGATAGGTGGGTGCGCCTGAAGGGGCAAAGCACCAGCGTGTCCCGCAAGGGGGCGGCCGGATCACCCACCAGGGCCGGCAGCACATTGATGCTGTCGGCGAGCTGTTTCTTTTCCACGGTCTGCCCCGTGATTGCGGCAAAGGTGGCCAGCATGTCCACCCCGCTAATCAACTGCCCGGACACCGTGTTCGGCTGGATGTTGCCCGGCCACGTGGCAATGAACGGCACCCGCTGGCCGCCTTCCCAAACGCCGAACTTGAACCCTAGCAGCTCGCCGTTCTGCCGGTGCCCGGCGGCAAAAGCATCCTGTCCACCGGTGTTGAACATGCCGCCGTTGTCGCTGGTGACGATCACCAGCGTATTTTCGGTCAGGCCGTTTTCTTCCAGGCACTTCATCAGTTCGCCGACCATCCAGTCGAACTCATGGATAAAGTCGCCGTAGAGCCCCGCCTGACTGGTTCCTTTAAACTGCGGCGCCGGGGTGAACGGATGGTGGATATTCGTGGTCGGAAAATAGAGGAAGAACGGTTTTTCTTTATTTCCTTCAATCCATTTGACGGCCTTCTCCGTGAGCAGCATCCCCGTCTTTTCATCGTCGTAAATCGCATGCGCCTTCTTCGCGCCGCCAAACTGGTTTGCCGTTTTCTTGCCGGCCTCGGGCGGATACGTTGTGGTCTTCGACGGCGTTATCCCCTTGCCGAAAACCAATGGATCATTCGGGTCATAGCCGACGATCGCGTCATTCTCTACGTAGACGTAGGGGAAACCGCTGTTCACCTTCGGCACCCCGAAATAATAATCGAACCCCAGCTCCAGCGGCCCCGGACGCAGCGGCTTGTTCCAGTCGGTCTTTCCGGTTCCGAACCCCAGATGCCATTTGCCGACCGCCGCCGTGGCATAGCCCTTGTTTTTGAACAGCTGGGCGAGCGTGAGTTTGTCGGCATCGATCAGCAACGACTGCGAATGGCTGCACGGCCCCCAGATTCCTTTGCCGCCCTGCGCCCGAAACGGATACTCCCCGGTCAGCAACCCGTAGCGCGACGGTGTGCAGACGGCCGACGCCGAGTGCGCGTCGGTGAAGCGTCGGCCTTGGGAGGCCAGCTTGTCGATATTCGGCGTCTGCACTTTCGTCGCGCCGTAGCAACCGAGATCGCCATAGCCGAGATCGTCGGCAAAGATCAAAACCACGTTTGGCGGATTCTCAGCAAGGACCACCTGCGCGGACAGAGCGGCAAGACAAAACAGGCCTGCTTCAAAAATGGTTTTTCTGTTCATCATTTTTTCACCTGTCGCGTAATGACGGTTGCGACGGTTTTGGCGATGATCCCTGCGCCCTCGGGCCCGGGATGCAATCCATCCGGAAACAGTTCCGACCGATTGCTCAACACGGTATTGAGGTCGATCACCTTGACGCCGGCCTGTTCGGAGACCTCAGTCACCAGCGGAATAATATCATTTTTCAGAACCGCAT from Pontiella desulfatans includes these protein-coding regions:
- a CDS encoding sulfatase family protein; translated protein: MNRKTIFEAGLFCLAALSAQVVLAENPPNVVLIFADDLGYGDLGCYGATKVQTPNIDKLASQGRRFTDAHSASAVCTPSRYGLLTGEYPFRAQGGKGIWGPCSHSQSLLIDADKLTLAQLFKNKGYATAAVGKWHLGFGTGKTDWNKPLRPGPLELGFDYYFGVPKVNSGFPYVYVENDAIVGYDPNDPLVFGKGITPSKTTTYPPEAGKKTANQFGGAKKAHAIYDDEKTGMLLTEKAVKWIEGNKEKPFFLYFPTTNIHHPFTPAPQFKGTSQAGLYGDFIHEFDWMVGELMKCLEENGLTENTLVIVTSDNGGMFNTGGQDAFAAGHRQNGELLGFKFGVWEGGQRVPFIATWPGNIQPNTVSGQLISGVDMLATFAAITGQTVEKKQLADSINVLPALVGDPAAPLRDTLVLCPFRRTHLSIRKGKWIYIPGQGSGGFKGAPGTHAAGGPACVSFVGNVNSDIEGGKIKTGAPPAQLYDIEADVNQTTNLYNQYPEVVQEMQALLKSHEPAKPPASERTSQKKKKSR